From the Sphingobacteruim zhuxiongii genome, the window TTTTTTAGCGGCTAAGAAAAACAAGGCTGTTAATTTCAATGAGTTTTTTAAGCTTTTAACAATAGGTCCCGTATGGTTATGGTCGAAAATGTTCGATAAGCTAAAGTGGAAATATTAAATAGAGATGTTAAGAAATATATAAATCCCTGGCATAAAATGTTGGGGATTTTCTATTTTTACGATAGGGAGCATTTATGAAAGATATAAAATATCCAATTCACTTTAAGTTTCGCGTCACTACGTTTTCTAATGACTTTGAAGCGACTGACGCCGATGGTAGGACTATCTATTACGTTCGAGAGAAAATCTTCAAATGGCGGGATCATATTATGGTTTACCGCGACGGCAGTAAAAGCGAGATGCTGTATGAGTTTGTTTCAAATAAGCTAATAGATTTCCAGCAGACGTTTACGATCAATGATCATAACAAACGTGTTATCGGAAAAGTGCGTCGAAAATCCATAAAATCACTTTGGAGATCGACTTTCAACTTGTTAGATGAGAATGATCAGCATGATCATACGATTACAGAGAAGAATCCCTGGACCAAGTTTTGGGATGGCTTATTTGGGGAACTACCGATTATTGGCATGTTGTCAGGTTATGTTTTTAACCCGAGCTATATCTTAAAAAATCAATTTGGAGAACCGATTTTTGAGATCCGAAAAGAACCCTCATTTTTCGGAAGAAAGTTTACAGTGTATAAGCAGACAACAAAAGATATCGATGATGAACGTTTTGTTCTGAGTTTAATGCTGATGGTGTTGACGGAACGAACAAATGGTTAAAAAAAAATGCTGCAATATATTTGCAGCATTTTCTTGTTTATTGATAGTCTTTTTTCTGGATGGAGAATTGAACTTGTATTCCCGATCCATCTTCTGCTGGATATTCTGATTCCTCAATAGCGCCGATTTTTGCAAGCGCAGCCTTGGAACGTAGATTATCTTTTCGTACATGATAAATTACCTTATCCACTTCTTGGAAGGCAAAGTCCATCATCAATTGTTTTATTGATTTATTATATAATCCACCCCAGTATTCTGTTTTCAGAAAGCTATACCCGATTGCAACAGACTTATTCGCTTCATCGAATTGGTAAAATGAAGTCGCTCCGATTACTTGCTCTGTATTCTGATCGATAATCAAATAAGGGATATCTGTCTCTATTAGTTTTTGGAAGTACTTCGTAAAACCAATCGGCGAATAGCGAAGTTTGTCTGGATGCTGTTCCCAAATTCCAGGATCAGATGCTGCAGCGTATACCCATTCAAAATCTTCTTTGATCATAGGAATCAACTTAACGAGCTCATTGCTGAGTGTTTTTTTGTCCAACATAGCTATTTAATAATACGTTTAATCTTATTTGATTTCTTGATCCATTTGTGTACGGCTTCATAATCCTCCTGATTAATCTTGTCGTAGATATGCTGAAGCTGTTTGATATGCTCTTCAAGTACCTCAAGTACGTTAGTTCTATTTTGTTTAAAAATAGGGGTCCACATGTCAGGTGACGATTTAGCTAAACGCACTGTTGATTGAAAACCCGAACCAGCCAGTTCAAATATTCTGCCCTGTGATTTTTCTTTCTCTAGAACCGTTAAAGCCAAGGCAAAGGATGTTAAATGCGATATATGGGACACATAAGCCGTATGCATATCATGCTCTTCGGCGTTCATGAACGATGTTTGCATTTCCAATTGATCGGTAATTGCATCCGCGATTTCGAAAGCATCTTCATCCGAACGGAAAGCTTCAACATAAACCATCATCTTATCTTTAAAAAGATTTGGAATTGCTGCTTCAGGGCCAGAGTATTCGGTACCAGCCATTGGGTGAGCCGCAATATACCTGCCTCGATTAGGGTGATCTTTAATTAGATTTAGGATGTTCGATTTCGTAGATCCCATATCAATAATCACTTGATCTGTGACCTGATCTAGTAAGCCCGGTAAGATGCCCATGATTACATCAACAGGAACCGTTAATATCAAAACCTTGCAACTTTTTAGCGCTTCTTCTAAAGGTTGAATTTCATCAACCAATCCAAGTTGTAATGCTTTCTTCTGATTTGATTCGCTACGCTCGACGCCGATTAGCTTATCACAGAATTTTGTTTCTTTAAGTCGAATGCCGATAGATCCTCCTATCAAGCCAACTCCGACAATTGCTATATTCATTATAATTGAAAATAATAATCTAAATAATATACTAAATCAGTCTATGAACTTAATCTAGTCTTTAATCTATCCAACGCTAGGTCTAAGACCTTTGGTTTCGCACAAAGGCTAATTCGAACATATTGCTCGCCAGCGGAACCAAATATGCCGCCAGGCGTAATAAAGACCTGCGCGTTATACAGAACCTCATCACTTAATGCATAAGAATCCTTGACAGTAGATGGGATTTTCGCCCAAACAAATAGACCTACCTGGTTCTTGTCGTATTGACAACCTAGATAATCCATAATTTGATAAACTTTTTCACGACGTTGCTTATAGCTGTCGTTCAGTTGAGTATACCAAGATTTATCCAATTGCAGTGCTTTCGCTGCTGCTAGCTGTGCAGGCAAGAACATACCCGAATCCATATTGCTTTTAAAGCGTAATATCTCGTCTATACGCGCTTGATTTGCGATAAGCATACCAATACGCCATCCAGCCATATTAGATGACTTGCTCAATGAATTAAGCTCAATAGCAACATCTAATGCGCCTTCGACAGATAGAATACTTAGTGGATGATCATTTAAGATAAAACTGTAAGGGTTATCGTGGCAAATCAAAATGTTATGCTTTCTGCCAAATTCGATTACTCGTTCAAAAAATTCTATTGTTGCAAGCGCTCCCGTCGGCATATGTGGGTAATTGATCCACATTAACTTCACCTTAGAAAGGTCTCCTTTTTCGAGTGCATCAAGGTCTGGAATCCAGTTGTTCTCTGCTTTTAATTCATAAGGAATAAGCTCAGCACCTGAAATTTGAACAGCGCTAGCGTAGGCAGGATAGCCGGGATTCGGAATTAACGCTTGGTCACCTTCTTGTAAGTAAGTCATGCAGATATGTACAATACCTTCTTTGGATCCCATTAGCGGTAGGATTTCCGTATTTGGATTTAGTGAAACGCGATAATATCGATCGTACCAATCTGCCATGGCTTGTCGTAGTGCTGGAGCACCTTTATAACTTTGATAACCATGCGTGTTGGACAATGCTGCCTGCTCTTGTAATACTTGGATTACTTCAGGATGTGGCGGCAAATCAGGACTGCCGATACCCAGGCTTATTACCTGTGCACCGTTCTTGTTCATCTCGTCGATCTCTCTCAGCTTTTTCGAAAAGTAATACTCTCCGGTGTGCTGTAGACGTTTCGCAACTTCTATTTCCATTTTTACGCTAATTTGGCGTTAAAATTAGGAAATCTTACGGTCAATAAATCATTTCTATCAAATAATTACAGGATTTTTAATCGAATTATTTCAATTTGTTATTTATTCTAATGCATCCATTCCTCTGGAGGCAATTTCCACATCATACCAACCAAAAATAATGTTACTGTTGCTTTCTTGTTAATTTAAATTGAAGGAAATGTTTGGATAGTAATAATAGTGTTAAAAAACTAAAAACATTTAATCATATATTACAAATAGCGATAATATATTGTGTATAAATTATATTTTTGGTTAAAATTAAAAATAATACTTTAAAAATTAATTCAAGACTATGAAAGCTACAGAATTGTCTGGAGTCAAAGAAATTGCCCGTAGGGCCAATGTTTCCATCGCTACGGTAGATCGAGTATTGCATAATAGGGTAGGAGTTGCATTAAAGACGAAGGAAAAGATCGAGTCGATAATCAAGGATATGGACTATAAACCGAATATCCTTGCCAAGCGACTAGCATCTAAACGAGTGCATCGATTTGCTGTACTCATCCCGCGTGAATGTTTAGAAACTGATTATTGGCGCGCACCACTCATGGGTATTCAGGCGGCGCTAAATGAACTCGGTGATTTTGGTGTAGAAATTACCTACTATTTATTTGATCGTCACGATAGCAAGCACTTCCTTGAGATGTCAGAGTATATACTTGCAAAATCTTTAGATGCTGTAATTGTTGCGCCCATTTTTGTTTCGGAAGCTAATGAATTTATTAAGCGATGCGATGAACGCAGGATCAAGTATCTATTTATTAACAGCGACGTGCCTTGTTCTCAACCGTTAAGCTTTATTGGTCCGGATCAGTGGCAAACCGGACGTTTGGCAGCAAACTTATGCCAATACATCATTAGACGGGAAGACGTTATCTTGACTCTTTTTATTCAGAATGAATTCAGTAGTACAGATCATATCAAAAATAGAATCGACGGTTTTGAGAGCTTTTTTAAAGAACATGATGCTAATCGCGAAATAGTAAAACATGAAATCCAAGCACATGACTACGCGACTTTCTCTGAAAGTTTCTCCACTTTCTTAGATTTTAACGATATCGATGTGATCTTTATTCCTAATACTTATGCTTATTGGGTCGCAAGATACTTAGAAGAAAAAGGGATACTTAATTTGAAGATTATCGGATATGATTATACCAGTAAGAATCTTGACTATGTTAAAAATGGAGGTATTGATTTTCTCATTTGTCAAAAGCCATTAGAACTAGGTTACAAAGCGTTAACAACGCTGTTTGAACATTTCATCGCAAAACGTCCCATTTCACGAGTGCAATATACGCCAATCGATATTGTGACAATGGAAAACTTTAGACTCTATAAACATTAATTAATTGTTTTCTATAAAATGAACATATGTAGGCTAACTGCTTAATATTCAATGTTATTGTCTTGTTGCAAGTTTATGTCCTCTGCCTGGTATATCCACTCGGATTTTGACATAAGTTTGCAACAATTTTATTCGATCGCTACCTAAGAACATCGAAGGTTACAAAATTTCTTACATTTGTAGTCTTAGTAATATGCATGAAGACCTACTTTAGATTAATTTCATTCGCTAAGCCTATTGAGAAATATGCAATTCCATACCTGATTTGTACGGTTATCATGGTTGTATTTGGAACACTCAATTTCGCTCTACTAGCACCTTTACTCCATACTTTATTTAACGCGCAAGATGCTGTTGTCGAAGTAGTTGATAAGCCTACGGGAGCATTCGATTTAATGGGGTATTTTAACTATTACGCCTATGATCTTAATAATAGATTAGGACCGTATGCGGCGTTAAAATATATCTGTATTATCATCGTTGTCTCGGTATTCATATCCAATTTATTTCGATACTTATCGCAGCGGGTGATGGAAAACCTTAGAATTCACACCTTATTAAATTTACGTAAGTCAGTTTTCAATAATGTTATGAATCTCCACTTGGGTTACTTTTCCAACCAAAGAAAGGGAGATATCATCTCCAAAATTGCTTCTGATGTACAAGTGGTGCAGTTTTCAGTTACCGGTACTTTGCAGGTTGCATTTAAGGAGCCTCTACAATTAATAGCGTACGTTGTTATGCTATTTATCATCTCGGCGAAATTGACACTATTCTCGATGTTAGTGATTCCAGTCTCCGCTTTTTTTATTTCCCGTATTGTTAAAACGTTAAAGTCACAAGCCCAAGAAGGACAAAAGACTTATGCAAATATGATAACCTATTTGGAGGAAGCGCTGAGTGGGGTTAAGATTATTAAATCCTTTAATGCCGTAGAATACGTAAAGGCAAAATTCAATGGCGAAAACGACCAATATGCTACGATTATGCGAAGGATGGTCCGTCGTCAACAAATGGGATCGCCTGTTTCGGAATTATTAGGGGTTGTCATGGTTGCTATTATTCTACTTTATGGTGGACATTTGGTGTTAACAGGTAATGGCGATCTATCAGCGTCTGAATTTATCGCTTACATCGCTATATTCTCGCAAGTAATGCGTCCCGCGAAAGCATTGACTGATGCATTCAGTAATATTCACAACGGGATTGCAGCAGGTGAACGCGTCTTGCAACTTATTGATGAAAAGAATTTAGTAGAAGATAAGCCAAATGCTATTGTTGTAGGATCGTTTAATGATAAAATACAATTCAATCAGGTTTCATTTTCTTACGAAGAGAAGGAAGTGTTACATGATGTCAATTTGACGATTAATAAAGGAGAAACAATTGCACTCGTTGGTCCATCAGGAGGAGGGAAATCAACCTTAGTTGATTTAATACCTCGTTTTATGGATGTCAGTTCCGGAAGTATCACGATGGATGGAACCGATTTACGCGATTTGAATCAACAATCATTGAGACAATTAATAGGCGTTGTAAATCAAGAATCGATATTATTCAACGATACGATTTTTAATAATATCGCTTTTGCTAATACAAGTGCGACGGAAGAAGAGGTTATTCAGGCAGCAAAGATTGCCAATGCTCATGAGTTTATCTTAGGAACCGAAGCGGGTTATCAAACGAATATCGGAGACCGGGGTTCAAAGCTTTCTGGAGGGCAGAGACAACGTATTTGTATCGCGCGGGCGGTTCTAAAGAATCCGCCGATTATGCTCTTAGACGAAGCGACATCGGCATTAGACACCGAGTCAGAGCGTCTAGTACAAGATTCGCTCTATAAATTGATGGAAAACAGAACAACAGTTGTGATTGCCCATCGTTTGAGTACGATTCAAAACGCCGATAAGATATTTGTTTTAGAGGGAGGTAGAATTGCTGAAACAGGTTCCCATTTAGGGCTTATTGCGCAGAATGGATTGTATAAGCGATTGATTGATATGCAGCAATTTACTGAGTCATAAGGGGTTAAGTTAATCGCTTTTTAGGGCAGGTTTTGCTACATTTGTATAGTAAAGAGTGCGAAATGGAATCAACACAAAAGCTATCGTTTTTATTGAACGATAAAAATTTATCAGAAGAACTAAAAAGTATTGCGCAGAAAGTTCTAAATGACCAGCGTATTACTTTTGACGAAGGAGTCTATCTTTACGAACATGCGGAATTAGGATACCTTGGCGTATTAGCGAATTATATTCGTGAGAAAAAGCATGGCGACATCACTTATTTCAACCGTAATTTTCATATCGAACCTACGAATGTCTGTGTCTATGACTGTAAGTTTTGTTCTTATTCAAGATTGATAAAAAACAGAACCGATGGTTGGGAGATGGATGTCGATGGAATGATGGATATTATACGTAAGTACGACAATGAGCCTGTTACTGAAGTTCACATTACGGGAGGTGTTGTACCAAAGCAAAATTTAGAGTTCTATGCTGAATTCTTTAAACGCTGTAAAGAACATCGTCCTGAATTACATATCAAGGGTTTAACGCCTGTTGAATATTATTATATCTTCAAGAAAGCCAAGCTGAGTCATTACGAGGGCATGAAATATCTTCAATCTTGCGGATTAGACTCGATGCCGGGCGGTGGAGCAGAAATATTCCACCCAGAAATTCGTGAGAAAATTGCACATGATAAGTGTACTGCGGATCAATGGTTGGATATTCATGAGCAAGCTCACAAGTTAGGAATGCACACCAATGCAACCATGCTCTATGGACATATTGAAGAGTATTGGCACCGCGTCGATCATATGGAACGTCTACGTACATTGCAAGATAAAACGGGCGGCTTCCAAACATTTATCCCATTAAAATTCAGAAATAAAGATAACCAAATGGACAATGTGCCAGAGGTATCGGTAATCGAAGACTTACGTAATTATGCGATTGCACGTATTTACTTAGATAATTTCCCACATATTAAAGCATATTGGGCGATGATTTCGAGAAATACAGCACAGTTGTCTTTAGCGTTTGGTGTTGATGATATCGATGGTACGTTAGATGAT encodes:
- a CDS encoding prephenate dehydrogenase encodes the protein MNIAIVGVGLIGGSIGIRLKETKFCDKLIGVERSESNQKKALQLGLVDEIQPLEEALKSCKVLILTVPVDVIMGILPGLLDQVTDQVIIDMGSTKSNILNLIKDHPNRGRYIAAHPMAGTEYSGPEAAIPNLFKDKMMVYVEAFRSDEDAFEIADAITDQLEMQTSFMNAEEHDMHTAYVSHISHLTSFALALTVLEKEKSQGRIFELAGSGFQSTVRLAKSSPDMWTPIFKQNRTNVLEVLEEHIKQLQHIYDKINQEDYEAVHKWIKKSNKIKRIIK
- a CDS encoding GNAT family N-acetyltransferase, whose protein sequence is MLDKKTLSNELVKLIPMIKEDFEWVYAAASDPGIWEQHPDKLRYSPIGFTKYFQKLIETDIPYLIIDQNTEQVIGATSFYQFDEANKSVAIGYSFLKTEYWGGLYNKSIKQLMMDFAFQEVDKVIYHVRKDNLRSKAALAKIGAIEESEYPAEDGSGIQVQFSIQKKDYQ
- a CDS encoding LacI family DNA-binding transcriptional regulator, which translates into the protein MKATELSGVKEIARRANVSIATVDRVLHNRVGVALKTKEKIESIIKDMDYKPNILAKRLASKRVHRFAVLIPRECLETDYWRAPLMGIQAALNELGDFGVEITYYLFDRHDSKHFLEMSEYILAKSLDAVIVAPIFVSEANEFIKRCDERRIKYLFINSDVPCSQPLSFIGPDQWQTGRLAANLCQYIIRREDVILTLFIQNEFSSTDHIKNRIDGFESFFKEHDANREIVKHEIQAHDYATFSESFSTFLDFNDIDVIFIPNTYAYWVARYLEEKGILNLKIIGYDYTSKNLDYVKNGGIDFLICQKPLELGYKALTTLFEHFIAKRPISRVQYTPIDIVTMENFRLYKH
- a CDS encoding LURP-one-related/scramblase family protein yields the protein MKDIKYPIHFKFRVTTFSNDFEATDADGRTIYYVREKIFKWRDHIMVYRDGSKSEMLYEFVSNKLIDFQQTFTINDHNKRVIGKVRRKSIKSLWRSTFNLLDENDQHDHTITEKNPWTKFWDGLFGELPIIGMLSGYVFNPSYILKNQFGEPIFEIRKEPSFFGRKFTVYKQTTKDIDDERFVLSLMLMVLTERTNG
- the mqnE gene encoding aminofutalosine synthase MqnE → MESTQKLSFLLNDKNLSEELKSIAQKVLNDQRITFDEGVYLYEHAELGYLGVLANYIREKKHGDITYFNRNFHIEPTNVCVYDCKFCSYSRLIKNRTDGWEMDVDGMMDIIRKYDNEPVTEVHITGGVVPKQNLEFYAEFFKRCKEHRPELHIKGLTPVEYYYIFKKAKLSHYEGMKYLQSCGLDSMPGGGAEIFHPEIREKIAHDKCTADQWLDIHEQAHKLGMHTNATMLYGHIEEYWHRVDHMERLRTLQDKTGGFQTFIPLKFRNKDNQMDNVPEVSVIEDLRNYAIARIYLDNFPHIKAYWAMISRNTAQLSLAFGVDDIDGTLDDTTKIYSMAGAEEQNPAMSTKELVDLIKHVGRHPIERDTLYNVVTDYNEVEFEEENPKKQYYSLPVVN
- a CDS encoding ABC transporter ATP-binding protein — protein: MKTYFRLISFAKPIEKYAIPYLICTVIMVVFGTLNFALLAPLLHTLFNAQDAVVEVVDKPTGAFDLMGYFNYYAYDLNNRLGPYAALKYICIIIVVSVFISNLFRYLSQRVMENLRIHTLLNLRKSVFNNVMNLHLGYFSNQRKGDIISKIASDVQVVQFSVTGTLQVAFKEPLQLIAYVVMLFIISAKLTLFSMLVIPVSAFFISRIVKTLKSQAQEGQKTYANMITYLEEALSGVKIIKSFNAVEYVKAKFNGENDQYATIMRRMVRRQQMGSPVSELLGVVMVAIILLYGGHLVLTGNGDLSASEFIAYIAIFSQVMRPAKALTDAFSNIHNGIAAGERVLQLIDEKNLVEDKPNAIVVGSFNDKIQFNQVSFSYEEKEVLHDVNLTINKGETIALVGPSGGGKSTLVDLIPRFMDVSSGSITMDGTDLRDLNQQSLRQLIGVVNQESILFNDTIFNNIAFANTSATEEEVIQAAKIANAHEFILGTEAGYQTNIGDRGSKLSGGQRQRICIARAVLKNPPIMLLDEATSALDTESERLVQDSLYKLMENRTTVVIAHRLSTIQNADKIFVLEGGRIAETGSHLGLIAQNGLYKRLIDMQQFTES
- a CDS encoding pyridoxal phosphate-dependent aminotransferase is translated as MEIEVAKRLQHTGEYYFSKKLREIDEMNKNGAQVISLGIGSPDLPPHPEVIQVLQEQAALSNTHGYQSYKGAPALRQAMADWYDRYYRVSLNPNTEILPLMGSKEGIVHICMTYLQEGDQALIPNPGYPAYASAVQISGAELIPYELKAENNWIPDLDALEKGDLSKVKLMWINYPHMPTGALATIEFFERVIEFGRKHNILICHDNPYSFILNDHPLSILSVEGALDVAIELNSLSKSSNMAGWRIGMLIANQARIDEILRFKSNMDSGMFLPAQLAAAKALQLDKSWYTQLNDSYKQRREKVYQIMDYLGCQYDKNQVGLFVWAKIPSTVKDSYALSDEVLYNAQVFITPGGIFGSAGEQYVRISLCAKPKVLDLALDRLKTRLSS